One Verrucomicrobiota bacterium genomic window carries:
- the glnA gene encoding type I glutamate--ammonia ligase, with amino-acid sequence MSTPNAVMEMAKKNGARMVDVKFVDTFGTWQHFSCPISELTEDVFEEGFGFDGSSIRGWKSIEASDMLAMPDPDSAFMDPFCAVPTLSVTCTIAETGTKEAYNRDPRGIAQRGEKYLKRTGLADTAVFGPEAEFFIFDEVRFDSRSNGTFYSIDSGEAVWNTGRDEMPNLGNKIRHKEGYFPVAPVDTQQDIRTEMCLVMEGLGIQIERQHHEVATAGQAEIDFRFNTLVKTADTMMLYKYCIKNVAKKHGKTVTFMPKPLFGDNGSGMHTHQSLWNKGKPLFAGKEYAGLSQMALYYIGGILKHAKALAGLCNPTTNSYKRLVPGYEAPVNLAYSARNRSAAIRIPTFSESPKAKRIEYRPPDPAANPYLCYTALLMAGLDGVLNKIDPGEPMDKNLYELPPEEHAKIPQMPGSLAEALDHLEKDHAFLLKGDVFTKDFIEMWIGHKRKEHDAIRLRPHPYEFFLYYDV; translated from the coding sequence ATGAGCACCCCCAATGCAGTGATGGAGATGGCGAAGAAGAACGGCGCGCGGATGGTGGACGTGAAGTTTGTGGACACGTTTGGGACGTGGCAGCACTTCAGTTGTCCGATCAGCGAACTGACCGAGGACGTCTTCGAGGAGGGCTTCGGGTTCGACGGGTCGTCGATCCGGGGCTGGAAGAGCATCGAGGCGTCGGACATGCTGGCGATGCCGGACCCGGACAGCGCGTTCATGGACCCGTTCTGCGCGGTGCCGACGCTGAGCGTGACGTGCACGATTGCGGAGACGGGGACCAAGGAGGCCTACAACCGGGATCCGCGCGGGATTGCGCAGCGTGGGGAGAAGTATCTGAAGAGGACGGGCCTTGCGGACACGGCGGTGTTCGGGCCGGAGGCGGAGTTCTTCATCTTCGACGAGGTGCGGTTCGACTCCCGGAGCAACGGGACGTTCTACTCGATTGATTCGGGAGAGGCGGTGTGGAACACGGGGCGGGACGAGATGCCCAACCTGGGGAACAAGATCCGGCACAAGGAGGGGTATTTCCCGGTGGCGCCGGTGGACACGCAGCAGGACATCCGCACGGAGATGTGCCTGGTGATGGAGGGCCTGGGGATCCAGATCGAGCGGCAGCATCATGAAGTGGCGACGGCGGGGCAGGCGGAGATCGATTTCCGGTTCAACACACTGGTGAAGACGGCGGACACGATGATGCTCTACAAGTATTGCATCAAGAACGTGGCCAAGAAGCACGGCAAGACGGTGACGTTCATGCCCAAGCCGCTGTTTGGAGACAACGGGAGCGGGATGCACACGCATCAAAGCCTGTGGAACAAGGGCAAGCCGCTGTTCGCGGGCAAGGAGTATGCGGGCCTCTCGCAGATGGCGCTGTATTACATTGGCGGCATCCTCAAGCACGCCAAGGCGCTGGCGGGGCTGTGCAACCCGACGACCAACAGCTACAAGCGGCTGGTGCCCGGCTACGAGGCGCCCGTCAACCTGGCCTACTCCGCGCGCAACCGCTCGGCGGCCATCCGCATCCCGACCTTCAGCGAGAGCCCGAAAGCCAAGCGCATCGAGTATCGGCCGCCCGACCCTGCGGCCAACCCGTATCTGTGCTACACGGCGCTGTTGATGGCGGGCTTGGACGGCGTGCTCAACAAGATCGACCCCGGCGAGCCGATGGACAAGAACCTGTATGAACTGCCGCCCGAGGAGCACGCGAAGATCCCGCAGATGCCGGGCAGCCTGGCCGAGGCGCTGGACCACCTGGAGAAAGACCACGCGTTCCTGCTCAAGGGCGACGTGTTCACCAAGGACTTCATCGAGATGTGGATCGGCCACAAGCGCAAGGAACACGACGCCATCCGCCTGCGCCCCCATCCCTACGAGTTCTTCCTCTACTACGACGTGTAA
- a CDS encoding P-II family nitrogen regulator, producing the protein MKKIEAIIKPFKLEDVKEALTGIGVEGLTVTEVKGFGRQKGHTEIYRGSEYTVDFLPKLKVEIVLGDAKVAEAMSAIIKAAKTGKIGDGKVFVSNIENAVRIRTEETGDAAV; encoded by the coding sequence ATGAAGAAAATCGAAGCCATCATCAAGCCGTTCAAGCTCGAGGACGTGAAGGAAGCGCTGACGGGAATCGGAGTCGAGGGCTTGACGGTGACGGAGGTGAAGGGCTTCGGGCGCCAAAAGGGCCACACGGAAATCTACCGCGGGAGCGAATACACGGTGGATTTCCTGCCGAAGCTGAAAGTCGAAATCGTGCTTGGCGATGCGAAGGTGGCCGAGGCCATGAGCGCGATCATCAAGGCCGCGAAGACCGGGAAGATTGGCGATGGAAAGGTCTTCGTCTCGAACATCGAGAACGCCGTGCGAATCCGCACGGAGGAGACCGGCGACGCCGCGGTCTGA
- a CDS encoding glycosyltransferase yields MPVPLSSQPRVSVDGKFFRLADRKFHAKGLAYGPFVPNAAGEPFPAREQAARDFDQIRGFGANLIRIYELPPRWFLNLAAENGLKVFVDVPWAKHQCFLDSAAHRERARAAVAEGARLCAKHPAVFALSVVNEIPADIVRWSGPKAVAEFIDELVDVAKAEDPDLLCTFANYPPTEFLRPQNVDFLTFNVYLHPPKPFESYLARLQMIADSKPLLLGEFGMDSIREGEPKKSECLRWQIEAAFRGGLAGVIVFGFSDDWHTDGRAIEDWAFGITTRDRQPKESAAAVRELFQAAPYFPLPRTPRVSVVVASYNGAHTLKACLGSLERLNYPNFEIILVDDGSTDDTQQIATLHKGIRNIRHPQNLGLSVARNTGISAARGEIVAFTDSDCRADEDWLHYLVGDLLNSDFAGIGGHNFLPPEDSWVAAAVMVSPGGPAHVMLTDRMAEHIPGCNMAFYKWALDEVGGFDPIFHAAGDDVDVCWRLQQHGHKIGFSPAGFVWHYRRSTVAAYLRQQRGYGAAEALLVRKHPEYFNAIGGSLWQGRIYSPAKPGVVTRQDMIYHGTFASGFFQSIYSGSPNHAPTLLTSLEYHVCVTLPLLTIGAAFAGVKFHLLMPLGITSLFISLALCIAAAWQAELPRKKRRARSRPLIATMFFLQPIVRGWARYAERLTLRHTPLAAHETLDSLTLKRSRSSLGEVGYWCETGVDRMEFLRCVIERLAAQGWQNKTDSGWSRFDVEVSGSRWCWLQLTTATELHARGRRLLRCRLRTGWSLLAHVTFWTALGFEILLISALGSSLWWLAFLLIALPALVWLFREEQLALKRIISVLLDGVAKGMAIAKVERVQPADSVHAVQPAASAAGVETSAAHGSPDSKRPAPSTRAATQPDPLPRRS; encoded by the coding sequence GTGCCAGTCCCTCTCTCCTCGCAACCGCGCGTGAGCGTGGACGGAAAGTTCTTCCGTCTCGCCGACCGCAAGTTCCACGCGAAGGGCCTGGCCTACGGACCCTTCGTGCCGAACGCGGCAGGTGAACCGTTCCCCGCCCGCGAGCAGGCCGCTCGTGACTTCGACCAGATCCGCGGGTTCGGCGCGAATCTGATCCGCATTTACGAGCTGCCACCGCGCTGGTTCCTCAACCTGGCGGCCGAGAACGGGCTGAAAGTGTTCGTGGACGTTCCGTGGGCCAAACACCAGTGCTTCCTCGATTCGGCGGCGCACCGCGAGCGGGCGCGCGCCGCCGTCGCGGAGGGCGCGCGCCTCTGCGCCAAGCACCCCGCGGTTTTCGCGCTGAGCGTGGTGAATGAAATCCCGGCGGACATCGTGCGCTGGAGCGGCCCCAAGGCCGTCGCCGAGTTCATCGACGAATTGGTGGATGTTGCGAAGGCCGAGGATCCCGACCTGCTGTGCACCTTCGCGAATTATCCTCCGACGGAATTCCTGCGGCCGCAAAACGTGGACTTCCTCACGTTCAATGTTTACCTCCACCCACCGAAGCCGTTCGAGAGCTACCTCGCCCGCCTGCAGATGATCGCGGACTCCAAGCCGCTTCTGCTTGGCGAGTTTGGGATGGACTCGATTCGCGAGGGCGAGCCGAAGAAGTCCGAGTGTCTGCGATGGCAGATCGAGGCGGCCTTTCGGGGCGGGCTTGCGGGCGTGATTGTGTTTGGGTTTTCCGACGACTGGCACACGGACGGCCGCGCGATCGAGGACTGGGCGTTTGGCATCACCACGCGCGACCGACAGCCGAAGGAAAGCGCGGCAGCCGTCCGCGAGCTGTTCCAAGCCGCGCCGTATTTCCCGCTGCCCCGCACGCCGAGGGTCTCGGTCGTCGTCGCAAGTTACAATGGCGCCCACACCCTCAAGGCGTGCCTCGGCTCGCTTGAGCGGCTCAATTACCCGAACTTCGAAATCATCCTCGTGGACGACGGCTCGACGGACGACACACAGCAGATCGCGACTCTGCACAAGGGCATTCGAAACATCCGCCACCCGCAAAACCTCGGCCTCTCCGTCGCACGCAACACGGGCATCTCGGCGGCGCGCGGGGAAATCGTCGCGTTCACCGACAGCGACTGCCGCGCGGATGAAGACTGGCTGCACTACCTCGTCGGCGACTTGCTGAACAGCGACTTCGCGGGAATCGGCGGGCACAACTTCCTTCCGCCGGAAGATTCATGGGTGGCGGCCGCGGTGATGGTTTCGCCGGGCGGGCCGGCGCACGTGATGTTGACGGACCGCATGGCCGAGCACATCCCCGGCTGCAACATGGCGTTCTACAAGTGGGCGCTCGACGAGGTCGGCGGCTTTGACCCGATCTTTCACGCGGCGGGCGACGACGTGGACGTGTGCTGGCGGTTGCAACAGCACGGACACAAGATTGGCTTCAGCCCCGCGGGTTTCGTGTGGCACTACCGGCGCTCGACGGTCGCCGCGTATCTGCGGCAGCAACGCGGCTACGGCGCGGCCGAGGCGCTGCTCGTGCGGAAGCATCCGGAATACTTCAACGCCATCGGCGGCAGTCTCTGGCAGGGACGCATCTACTCGCCCGCCAAACCCGGCGTCGTCACGCGGCAGGACATGATCTATCACGGCACGTTCGCGAGCGGCTTCTTCCAGTCCATCTACTCGGGCTCACCGAACCATGCACCGACGCTTCTCACGAGTCTCGAGTATCATGTCTGCGTCACGCTTCCGCTGCTCACGATCGGCGCGGCGTTCGCGGGGGTGAAGTTCCACCTGCTCATGCCGCTCGGCATCACGAGCCTTTTCATCTCGCTTGCGCTCTGCATCGCGGCGGCGTGGCAGGCGGAATTGCCGCGCAAGAAGCGCCGCGCCCGCTCGCGGCCGCTCATCGCCACGATGTTCTTCCTCCAGCCGATCGTGCGCGGCTGGGCGCGATACGCGGAACGCCTCACGCTCCGCCACACGCCGCTCGCCGCGCACGAGACACTCGACTCGCTCACGCTCAAGCGCTCGCGCTCGTCGCTCGGCGAGGTGGGCTATTGGTGCGAAACTGGCGTGGACCGCATGGAATTCCTGCGTTGCGTCATCGAGCGGCTCGCCGCGCAGGGCTGGCAGAACAAGACCGACTCAGGCTGGAGCCGGTTCGACGTCGAGGTGTCCGGCAGCCGCTGGTGCTGGCTCCAGCTCACGACCGCCACGGAACTTCACGCCCGCGGCCGCCGGCTGCTCCGCTGCCGACTGCGGACGGGCTGGAGCCTGCTGGCGCACGTCACCTTCTGGACCGCGCTGGGATTTGAAATCCTGCTCATCAGCGCGCTCGGCTCCTCGCTCTGGTGGCTTGCGTTTCTTCTCATCGCACTGCCGGCGCTGGTCTGGCTATTCCGCGAGGAACAGCTCGCGCTCAAGCGCATCATTTCGGTGCTGTTGGATGGAGTGGCCAAGGGCATGGCAATCGCGAAAGTGGAGCGCGTTCAACCGGCCGATTCCGTGCACGCAGTCCAGCCCGCCGCTTCGGCGGCCGGCGTCGAAACATCCGCGGCGCACGGTTCTCCCGATTCAAAACGGCCTGCGCCCAGCACGCGGGCCGCCACTCAGCCGGATCCGCTCCCGCGGCGATCTTGA
- the rsgA gene encoding ribosome small subunit-dependent GTPase A, translated as MDLTSFGWNTAFEQAFAVHQSTGLKPARIVAEAKHQFTALTKSGPLEATLSGRFLHQAESRAALPKVGDWVAIEPLAGEDKAIIHHVLPRRTRLSRKAAGRDLDEHVLAANVDVAFVVQALDASFDLRKLERVLIMAYEGGVAPVVVLNKTDLCGDLEARLAEARVVAGAAPVLAVCARTGHAVRKLLDHAKPGSTTVFVGPSGVGKSSLINRLCGDDAQPTIEVRARDAKGRHTTTWREIIPLPNGAFVIDTPGLREFHLWLAGEGMPSAFADIEDLALQCHFRGCSHTNEKRCAVQAAVETGQLPAARLANYLKLQRELKHVATESRELAYLARKRNARAASRPSRRFTEDSDAG; from the coding sequence ATGGATTTGACGTCGTTCGGCTGGAACACCGCCTTCGAGCAGGCGTTCGCGGTGCATCAATCCACGGGCCTCAAGCCCGCGCGCATCGTCGCGGAGGCCAAGCACCAATTCACCGCGCTGACCAAGTCGGGGCCCCTCGAGGCGACGCTTTCGGGGCGCTTCCTGCACCAGGCCGAATCGAGGGCGGCGCTGCCCAAAGTCGGCGACTGGGTCGCGATCGAGCCGCTCGCCGGGGAGGACAAGGCCATCATCCATCACGTCCTGCCGCGGCGGACCCGGCTTTCGCGCAAGGCGGCGGGCCGCGACCTCGACGAGCACGTGCTCGCGGCGAACGTGGATGTCGCGTTCGTCGTGCAGGCGCTGGACGCGAGTTTCGACCTGCGCAAACTCGAGCGCGTCCTCATCATGGCTTACGAAGGGGGAGTCGCGCCCGTCGTCGTCCTGAACAAGACCGATTTGTGCGGGGATCTCGAGGCGCGTCTCGCCGAGGCGCGAGTCGTCGCCGGCGCGGCACCGGTGCTCGCCGTCTGCGCCCGCACGGGGCACGCCGTGCGCAAGCTGCTTGACCACGCCAAGCCGGGGAGCACCACGGTGTTCGTCGGACCTTCGGGCGTGGGGAAGTCGAGCCTCATCAACCGCCTGTGCGGCGACGACGCCCAGCCGACCATCGAGGTTCGGGCGCGCGACGCGAAGGGCCGTCACACGACGACGTGGCGCGAGATCATCCCGCTGCCCAACGGAGCGTTCGTCATCGACACGCCCGGATTGCGGGAATTCCACCTGTGGCTCGCGGGCGAGGGAATGCCCTCGGCGTTTGCGGACATCGAGGACCTCGCGTTGCAGTGCCACTTCCGCGGATGCTCGCACACGAACGAGAAGCGCTGTGCCGTGCAGGCCGCCGTCGAGACCGGCCAACTGCCGGCGGCCCGCCTTGCGAACTACCTCAAACTTCAGCGCGAACTCAAGCACGTGGCCACCGAGTCCCGTGAACTGGCTTACCTGGCCAGGAAGCGCAACGCCCGCGCCGCCTCGCGCCCGTCCCGCAGGTTCACGGAAGATTCGGACGCCGGTTGA
- the murJ gene encoding murein biosynthesis integral membrane protein MurJ, which yields MSQMLKSSGAMGAATLASRVLGMVREIVYARFMGDGWVAGAFVLAFTIPNLFRRLLGEGALTAAFIPILKEKEHTSDTATLWRAANAVLTSLIIVSVLLIAGAMVGLTMALDRHVFDKETRLMLELLRVMFPYMLLVCVAAVFIGILNARGHFFIPALGATMLNVVMIAAVLWGTRFWGRRLEEQVFALAIGVLVAGVAQAAFQIPTLRGEGFRFQWVWPWRDDTVGRVMRQMIPGTIGVAAFQINVLITQGVAFWVDAPIVASFNYAVRLLELPQGVFGVSLATYLLPTLAGMAVKQNYNEFRATLRQGLGYVIFVNLIASVLLFVLAEPIVRLLFEHGKFTPESTQRAAFALRCLAPGLVFFSMVNITARAFYALGDTTTPMKISLACLFSNAVLALWMVLPRGKGGLGLEQGGLGVANSVSAGFNAWLLLLALRDRLDHLGLGALRRSLGPNIAIAAVAGVAAWGAGWCWEQRFQHDTLRDQLGAVFVPAAAATLLYVILALLLRIPAARETWTLVWRRTGKLFQSD from the coding sequence ATGTCCCAGATGCTGAAGTCCTCCGGCGCGATGGGCGCGGCCACGCTCGCCAGCCGCGTGCTCGGCATGGTGCGGGAGATTGTTTACGCGCGCTTCATGGGGGACGGCTGGGTGGCGGGCGCATTCGTGCTCGCGTTCACGATTCCCAACCTCTTCCGGCGTCTTCTCGGCGAGGGCGCGCTCACCGCGGCGTTCATCCCGATTCTCAAGGAGAAGGAACACACTTCCGACACTGCCACGCTCTGGCGCGCGGCAAACGCCGTCCTCACCTCGCTCATCATCGTGTCGGTGCTCCTCATCGCGGGTGCCATGGTCGGGCTCACGATGGCGCTGGACCGGCACGTGTTCGACAAGGAGACGCGGCTCATGCTCGAGCTGCTGCGCGTCATGTTTCCCTACATGCTGCTGGTCTGCGTCGCGGCCGTCTTCATCGGCATCCTGAACGCTCGCGGCCACTTCTTCATCCCTGCGCTCGGCGCCACGATGCTCAACGTCGTGATGATCGCCGCCGTTCTGTGGGGCACGCGCTTTTGGGGCAGGCGCCTGGAGGAACAGGTCTTCGCGCTCGCCATCGGCGTGCTCGTCGCGGGCGTCGCTCAGGCTGCGTTTCAAATCCCGACCCTGCGGGGCGAGGGATTTCGCTTCCAGTGGGTCTGGCCGTGGCGCGATGACACGGTCGGGCGCGTGATGCGGCAGATGATTCCCGGGACGATTGGGGTCGCGGCGTTTCAGATCAATGTCCTCATCACGCAAGGCGTGGCCTTCTGGGTGGATGCGCCGATCGTGGCGTCGTTCAACTACGCCGTGCGCCTGCTCGAGTTGCCGCAGGGCGTGTTCGGCGTGTCGCTCGCGACGTATCTGCTGCCGACGCTCGCGGGGATGGCGGTGAAGCAAAACTACAACGAGTTCCGCGCGACGCTTCGGCAGGGCCTCGGCTATGTGATCTTCGTCAACCTGATCGCGTCGGTGCTGCTGTTCGTCCTCGCCGAGCCGATCGTGCGGTTGCTCTTCGAGCACGGCAAGTTCACGCCGGAGTCCACGCAACGCGCGGCCTTCGCGCTTCGGTGCCTCGCGCCGGGGCTCGTGTTCTTCTCGATGGTGAACATCACCGCGCGCGCCTTCTATGCGCTGGGCGACACAACCACGCCGATGAAAATCAGCCTCGCGTGCCTCTTCTCGAACGCGGTGCTCGCGCTCTGGATGGTGCTGCCGCGGGGCAAGGGCGGCCTCGGCCTCGAACAGGGCGGCCTGGGTGTGGCCAACTCCGTCAGCGCGGGCTTCAACGCGTGGCTGCTGCTGCTTGCGTTGCGCGACCGGCTCGACCACCTCGGGCTCGGCGCGTTGCGTCGAAGCCTCGGACCCAACATCGCCATCGCCGCCGTCGCGGGCGTCGCCGCGTGGGGCGCCGGGTGGTGTTGGGAACAGCGGTTCCAGCACGACACGTTGCGGGACCAGCTCGGCGCCGTGTTTGTCCCGGCCGCGGCTGCGACGTTGCTTTACGTCATCCTTGCCCTGCTGCTGCGCATTCCGGCCGCTCGGGAAACCTGGACCCTCGTGTGGCGAAGGACCGGGAAGCTGTTCCAGTCGGATTGA
- a CDS encoding agmatine deiminase family protein: MPAEWEPHAGTWLTWPRPEGISFPDRYDQVPPVLARLIAELAGVEDVNINVWHADMEACVRALLAQHAVPMARVRFHHFPAYEPWCRDHGPIFVVREQEGRRERAVVDWGYNAWGDKYPPCDLDDAVPQHVAKLRGLPLFSPGIVMEGGSIEVNGRGTLLTTESCLLNPNRNPQLTKTGIERHLRDYLGVTNILWLGDGIEGDDTDGHVDDLSRFVNPTTIVTIVEDDPADANHKPLQENLAKLRSMRDERGARWRIVTLPTPGRIEYDGQRLPASYANFYIANELVVVPTFRHRNDAVALDILQRELPGRRVVGIDSTDLIWGLGSFHCLTQQEPG, translated from the coding sequence ATGCCTGCGGAATGGGAACCGCACGCGGGCACGTGGCTCACATGGCCGCGGCCCGAGGGCATCAGCTTCCCCGACCGCTACGACCAGGTGCCGCCGGTGCTCGCCCGTCTCATCGCGGAGCTTGCCGGCGTCGAGGATGTGAACATCAACGTCTGGCACGCCGACATGGAGGCGTGCGTGCGCGCGTTGCTCGCGCAGCACGCGGTGCCGATGGCGCGCGTGCGTTTTCATCACTTTCCGGCTTACGAACCGTGGTGCCGCGATCACGGGCCGATTTTCGTCGTGCGCGAGCAGGAGGGTCGCCGCGAGCGCGCCGTGGTGGACTGGGGTTACAACGCGTGGGGCGACAAATACCCGCCGTGCGACCTCGACGACGCCGTGCCCCAACACGTCGCGAAGCTGCGCGGGTTGCCGCTCTTTTCGCCGGGCATCGTGATGGAAGGCGGCTCGATCGAGGTGAACGGCCGAGGCACGCTGCTCACGACCGAGTCGTGCCTGCTGAATCCGAATCGCAATCCGCAGCTGACGAAGACCGGCATCGAGCGGCATCTGCGTGATTACCTCGGCGTCACGAACATCCTCTGGCTCGGCGACGGCATCGAGGGCGACGACACCGACGGCCACGTGGACGACCTGTCGCGGTTCGTGAACCCGACAACCATCGTGACCATCGTCGAGGACGACCCGGCCGATGCGAATCACAAGCCTTTGCAGGAAAACCTGGCGAAGCTCCGGTCGATGCGCGACGAGCGCGGCGCACGGTGGCGCATTGTCACGCTGCCGACGCCGGGCCGCATCGAATACGACGGCCAGCGCCTGCCCGCGAGCTACGCGAACTTCTACATCGCGAACGAACTCGTCGTGGTCCCGACGTTTCGACACCGCAATGACGCGGTGGCGCTCGACATCCTGCAACGCGAGTTGCCGGGGCGACGCGTGGTGGGAATCGACTCGACGGACTTGATCTGGGGACTCGGATCGTTTCATTGCCTCACGCAGCAGGAGCCGGGGTGA
- a CDS encoding aldo/keto reductase → MKTQRLGRSSLESTRLGYGCWRIAETEEAGRTTGRAAVLAAYEAGVTLFDHADIYCGGRAESAFGAVLREVSGMRERVLVASKCGIRLAGEPSSGAPFRYDFSAGHILRSCEASLHRLGVETIDVFQLHRPDWLMNPDEVASAFSQLFAGGKVREFGVSNFRPSQVEALQRAVPVRLVVNQVEISLACLASFNEGTLDHCLAENLTPLAWSPLAGGKLGDGPRQLLPWQEAYRTDALNAALDALAKPRGVTRAAVALAWLLKHPAGVIPLVGSTNPASIHACLRADDVELSREEWYSLLELARGERLP, encoded by the coding sequence ATGAAGACCCAACGACTTGGCCGAAGCTCGCTCGAATCCACGCGCCTCGGCTACGGCTGCTGGCGCATCGCCGAGACCGAGGAAGCCGGCCGCACCACGGGCCGCGCCGCCGTGCTCGCGGCCTACGAGGCGGGCGTCACGCTGTTCGACCACGCGGACATCTATTGTGGCGGCCGCGCGGAATCCGCCTTCGGCGCGGTGCTGCGTGAAGTTTCCGGCATGCGTGAGCGCGTGCTCGTCGCGTCGAAGTGCGGCATCCGGCTTGCGGGCGAACCTTCCTCGGGCGCGCCGTTCCGCTACGATTTTTCGGCCGGCCACATCCTGCGCTCGTGCGAAGCCTCGCTGCATCGCCTCGGCGTCGAGACGATTGATGTCTTCCAGCTTCACCGCCCCGACTGGCTGATGAATCCGGACGAAGTCGCCTCCGCGTTCTCGCAGCTCTTCGCCGGGGGGAAGGTCCGCGAGTTCGGCGTGAGCAACTTCCGGCCGTCCCAGGTCGAGGCGCTGCAGCGGGCGGTTCCCGTGCGGCTCGTCGTCAACCAGGTCGAAATCAGCCTCGCGTGCCTCGCGAGCTTCAACGAGGGCACGCTCGACCACTGCCTCGCAGAGAACCTCACGCCGCTCGCGTGGAGCCCGCTCGCGGGCGGCAAGCTCGGTGACGGCCCGCGCCAACTGCTGCCGTGGCAGGAGGCGTATCGCACCGACGCGCTCAACGCCGCGCTCGACGCGCTGGCGAAACCCCGGGGCGTCACGCGCGCCGCGGTCGCGCTCGCGTGGCTGCTCAAACACCCGGCGGGCGTCATCCCGCTTGTCGGCTCGACGAATCCCGCGAGCATCCACGCCTGCCTGCGCGCGGACGACGTCGAGTTGAGCCGCGAGGAATGGTATTCGCTGCTCGAACTCGCGCGCGGCGAGCGGCTGCCCTGA
- the metF gene encoding methylenetetrahydrofolate reductase [NAD(P)H], protein MRFIRDIHAAKLAAGRPVVSFEFFPPKTPEGDRSLLEKTIPALMPLRPDYCSVTYGAGGSTRDKTLGIVDRIQREHGLTAMAHLTCVNSTSSQLAEVLAQARSLGIKNILALRGDPPGGGEFAPAPGGFEFSHQLVSFIRAMGGFSIGTAGFPEGHIACKEGRHVDWARLKAKIDCGADFVLTQFFFDNADFLGFRDHLVKQLGVAVPVCPGVMPILSGSQVKRFTALCGAALPEKFLASLDRLGADDGAVTEFGIEYATRQCEELLREGVPGIHFYTLNKPHSTTRIVRNLGLAA, encoded by the coding sequence GTGCGGTTCATACGAGACATTCATGCGGCGAAGCTCGCGGCTGGCCGGCCCGTCGTTTCGTTCGAGTTTTTCCCGCCCAAGACGCCGGAAGGCGACCGGTCGCTCCTTGAGAAAACCATCCCGGCGCTCATGCCACTTCGGCCGGACTACTGTTCGGTGACCTACGGCGCGGGCGGCAGCACGCGGGACAAGACGCTCGGCATCGTGGACCGGATCCAGCGCGAACACGGCCTGACCGCGATGGCGCACCTGACGTGCGTGAACTCCACGAGTTCGCAGCTGGCCGAAGTGCTCGCCCAGGCGCGCTCCCTTGGCATCAAGAACATCCTCGCCCTTCGCGGCGATCCGCCCGGCGGCGGCGAGTTTGCGCCGGCGCCCGGCGGTTTCGAGTTCTCGCACCAACTCGTCTCGTTCATCCGCGCAATGGGCGGGTTCAGCATCGGCACCGCCGGGTTTCCCGAGGGCCACATTGCGTGCAAGGAGGGGCGTCACGTGGATTGGGCTCGGCTCAAGGCGAAGATTGACTGCGGCGCGGACTTCGTGCTCACGCAGTTCTTTTTCGACAACGCGGATTTTCTCGGGTTCCGCGACCATCTCGTGAAGCAGCTCGGCGTCGCCGTGCCCGTGTGTCCCGGTGTGATGCCGATCTTGAGCGGCTCGCAGGTCAAGCGCTTCACCGCGTTGTGCGGCGCGGCGCTGCCGGAGAAGTTCCTCGCCAGCCTCGACCGGCTCGGCGCGGACGACGGGGCGGTGACCGAGTTCGGCATCGAATACGCCACGCGCCAGTGCGAGGAGCTGCTCCGCGAGGGCGTCCCCGGGATCCACTTCTACACGCTGAACAAGCCGCACTCGACGACGCGCATCGTGCGCAACCTCGGGCTTGCTGCGTGA